tattatttcaCTGTAATTCTTTGTTTACTTTTACCTGGTGCATTCTGTACAGTTGAATATTATcaatttgtttttttagtttgtacATATGTTCTTCACACTTAATTTTGCCTTATTCTGCACGAACCCATTTAAGAGAAAAACACGACTTTTGCCTGCAACTCCTAATACATAGGAAAAAATTAATGAAATTGTCTCACCCTGATGTATGGTCTACGATAGTTTATCTAATGAACACTTACAAACTAAATTATAGTGTAGTTAGATTCTTCACTttgtcaactttaaaaaaatgtctGCATCGTACAGGTTTAATtgacaattttttattaattggGAATTAGACACTTGCTTCATTTATCCTGAAAATAGAAAGTCGTTTGAATAATGTTTTTGGTCAGTAGTTGGGTTAACCAgataaaattgtatttaaatagTAAACAGCAAGTGAAACCAGCCAATTACAAGGCTGAAACACCGGCTTATCATAAAACTGCAGTGTTGATCAGCTCCTGTTCCTTTATTTAATACCTGATAATTTCATCGTGAATCACTATTTTAATAACTCTTATTcagatcagccaatcagaaaacAGGTGACATTATTTTATCCAGCTACCAGCTATAAAGAAGCCTGTAGTATTCAGAGCAAGTGACAAACAGAATAGCAACaggtaagtatagttaataCATTATCATCTGTTGATATTTTACTCTCTGGGAATAATATAGTAGATGAGGAaagacactgagtcagtgtgattataatataactctgacctcctgagactatcaATCTTTACCTtgaggagactcatagagtctgtcatgtagtgatgttaagttaaggtcaggaggctCTGGTCTCATTCCTCAGTCATAATCAGACTAGCAAACACTTCCTACACcagatatttcatgtttctcCGTTCTGTCAGAGCCTGACATCCCTTGCCTCATTTTTAAACTCTGTAAATATCCATGATTTACTTGCAGCcactctgttatggttggcagctttctAAGTCAACAGTTAAGTCAAACTTTGTAATCATTTCTTTATCACATCAAACACTACACAGCAGCTATTAGAGCGCAGTGCTTGTTTTACAGTTAAAGATGGAAGGATTGATAAAAGATTATGTAAAAAATAGAACAATAGATATCAGTGCATTGAGGAAAGCTGTAGAGACAAGCCAGCCAGCTCAGTTACAAAGGTTACTGATTACTATCAGGAATGACTCATACACGGCTGTTATGGTAGCTGCAATAGAAGGCCACAAAGAAGCATGTCGGCTGCTTCTTTCACCAATCAGAAAAGCCTCAGACGAGCTGCTCTGGATGAAGAGGAAGGATGGATATACAGTCTTACACATTGCTGTAAGTAGGGGAGACAGTGAGTGTGTAGACTTACTGATGGACACAGTGAGTGATGAGAGGAAATACGAGTTTGTAGCTGAAAAGAATAAATATGGTTACACAGCTATAGTAGTGGCTGCACTGTATGGAAGTGGCCAGTGTATAGAGCATCTCCTCTACCACTTCTCCTCACTACAAAAAGACTCCCTATTAAACATGCAGAATAACGATCTGTACACTCCACTACACTATGCAGCACTCAATGGGCGAACAACTGCTCTAAAGATCATGTTAGGTTCTGTGTCTCCACTGACTGCCTCTTCACTCCTCAACATTAAGAATAAACACAACAGGACTCCATTGGAAGATGCTGAGTATAGGGGAAAGAAGGAAGCATCAGAGATGTTAAAGGGATGGCCGCTGGAGTCAGTAGCGGAAGGTAGGATggttatacagtgtgatactAACTACTCACTTAAACTGTTATACTGCTAAACTGTTCTCAAGTCTCGGCAACTTTCTCTTGAAAATCTATCTGAAGATCTGACAAGATCTATCTTGTCTGAAATCAGTCTCACACAGAGTCTGGCTGCCTGTCTCCTCCTGCTTGTGTGCAAAATCGCCGGCAAGCCTGCATGACTTCTCACCTTGAATCAATGCTTATTGTGCACTTTTGCTGCCCTGACAACAATAATCGTGCCCTTCGGCTGCCGAATAGACAATGAGTAATTTTTGCTGCTGGGCACTAAGCTTGGTCCCTGTCAAACTAGTTTACCTGACTGCACCTGCTTGCTTGCCTACATCTGCTGGTGCCTACCTACTCACATCAGTCTATCAGCTTGTTGTCTCAACGTCTACCATAATCTTGCTTTTCCCATCAGGTATACAACTATTgtctgtttttttttgttgaatAGCCCTATCTATTACGCTAATACAGGGTTTGCTTTCCTGTCGCTAGCCTGTATGCGGGTCCACTAACTACCTTGTTTGCCTCATATAATGAAGTCATGAGGGTCATGTCAAAGGATCTTGAGCTCTGACTTTAGCCTTAAGACAGCTCAGTCAGGCTTAAGCTGTTTTTGGGCTCAAGCCTGACTTCAACCACTCACGACTTGCCGGCTTGCTTGGATCTGTTTCTAGGCACTTGCCTTTGATGTGTGTATCTACGGCCCTCTGCATCTGCGCTCCTACCAATGTTTTTGCTACAAAATCCGTTGGTCTCTACGCTATTACGTACACCTATGATTTTTTGCCCAACCAATCAATTCTTTCTGTGAATGACATTTCGGATTAATCCCTGGTTAGTATGCAAATATATCAATGTACATCGAT
The sequence above is drawn from the Watersipora subatra chromosome 5, tzWatSuba1.1, whole genome shotgun sequence genome and encodes:
- the LOC137396719 gene encoding ankyrin repeat and SAM domain-containing protein 1A-like — translated: MEGLIKDYVKNRTIDISALRKAVETSQPAQLQRLLITIRNDSYTAVMVAAIEGHKEACRLLLSPIRKASDELLWMKRKDGYTVLHIAVSRGDSECVDLLMDTVSDERKYEFVAEKNKYGYTAIVVAALYGSGQCIEHLLYHFSSLQKDSLLNMQNNDLYTPLHYAALNGRTTALKIMLGSVSPLTASSLLNIKNKHNRTPLEDAEYRGKKEASEMLKGWPLESVAEALDDARRQIKTLQEKTEQQGGALDDARKQIKTLQEKTEQQAGDLAVTQRRVEQFAAYLQTPGDTNSTGNQCHDPDS